The following proteins are encoded in a genomic region of Chelmon rostratus isolate fCheRos1 chromosome 3, fCheRos1.pri, whole genome shotgun sequence:
- the si:dkey-92f12.2 gene encoding SUN domain-containing protein 1 isoform X3, translating to MSRRSSRLVSGGYYNSDEESDSSSVTNISYRENPVKVFKKKAGNRKSGSRTPTRAKSNASTASPEPSNTAGLSPSPLSSQSQPTMRTVPYVSTIATPRPALTPSSTRSPTPTRCPSVPPEKSPQAGLCSSNIPGLHLRPNHKELSQSGLDSSGYSSSEGPYRRPTTATSSTSRSHGNSAAPSIGYRICSAFFSLLDSISLMAVTVKSETMRLAALANASVSSRVKKACGLFLLLLIVLLCIWFLLPLLTFLISRTAVTKTPSQTKPQSQPVIPATPPPQLNVMHPTPVVDPAVVSAAVEAKMRHVMEELQLKQQELQLKQELLLSQMKEKLQLDMQDMKAKLEVVDSESRLHLKQELAGLGRQLVDYQTDSHSAAADLSLRIQALEAQNAKLSQEWLSIQLMPPPAPCPDTSATPVHNLLTPELQQAMEKWLTDRIKEQDALRLADKGSCSDCGRPTADKMADFALETQGASVISTRCSETYRIRSACVTLFGFPLWYPSESPRTVIQGYPVLLPGKCWAFHGVQGTLVISLSHPITITHVTLDHLPRYNSPTGRIDSAPKDFEVYGMKNDTEEGTLLGTFTYDENGESTQTFKLPNPSDVVYRFVELRVLTNWGHVEYTCLYRFRVHGQISTT from the exons ATGTCTCGTAGGAGCTCTCGCCTGGTGTCCGGTGGCTACTATAATTCGGATGAAGAATCTGATTCGAGTAGCGTAACGAACATATCCTACCGTGAAAACCCTGTCAA gGTTTTCAAGAAGAAGGCAGGGAACCGCAAATCCGGCTCCCGTACCCCCACAAGAGCCAAAAGCAATGCTAGTACTGCCAGCCCCGAGCCGTCTAACACTGCAG gCCTGAGTCCTTCTCCCTTGAGCAGTCAGAGCCAGCCGACCATGAGGACCGTGCCCTACGTCTCCACCATTGCCACCCCTCGGCCTGCCCTGACCCCATCATCCACCCGGAGTCCAACGCCCACTCGCTGCCCCTCGGTACCTCCAGAGAAGAGCCCCCAAGCTGGGCTCTGCAGCTCCAACATACCAGGATTACACCTCAGACCCAACCACAAGGAGCTGAGTCAGAGCGGCCTGGACAGCTCAGGGTACTCGTCCTCTGAGGGCCCTTACAGGAGGCCCACAACcgccaccagcagcaccagtaGGAGCCATGGTAACAGTGCGGCTCCCAGTATTGGATACAGAATCTGTAGTGCCTTCTTCAGTCTGTTGG ACTCGATCTCATTGATGGCCGTCACAGTAAAGTCAGAAACAATGCGTCTGGCAGCTTTAG CTAATGCTTCAGTCAGCAGTCGCGTGAAGAAGGCCTGTggtctgtttctcctcctcctcattgtACTTCTGT GTATTTGGTTCCTCCTTCCTTTGTTGACCTTTCTCATCTCCCGCACGGCTGTCACAAAGACCCCGTCACAGACAAAACCTCAGAGTCAACCTGTCATCCCTGCCACTCCTCCACCTCAACTCAACGTCATGCATCCTACACCCGTGGTG GATCCAGCCgttgtgtctgctgctgtagAAGCAAAGATGCGGCACGTTATG gaggagctgcagctgaagcagcaggagctgcagctgaagcaggaaCTCCTTCTCTCTCAG atGAAGGAGAAACTGCAGCTGGACATGCAGGACATGAAAGCCAAGCTGGAGGTTGTGGACTCGGAGAGTCGGCTACATCTGAAGCAGGAGCTTGCTGGGTTGGGCAGGCAGCTGGTGGATTACCAGACAGACAGCCACTCCGCTGCTGCCGACCTCAGCCTCAGGATCCAAGCTTTAGAGGCCCAGAATGCCAAG CTGTCCCAGGAGTGGTTGTCCATCCAGCTGATGCCTCCTCCAGCCCCCTGTCCTGATACGAGCGCCACCCCTGTCCACAACCTCCTCACCCCAGAGCTCCAACAGGCCATGGAGAAGTGGCTCACTGACCGTATCAAG GAGCAGGATGCTCTTAGGCTTGCTGACAAAGGAAGCTGCTCAGACTGTGGGCGCCCCACGGCTGACAAAATGGCAGACTTTGCGCTGGAGACTCAAG GTGCCAGTGTGATCAGTACCAGGTGTTCAGAAACGTATCGTATCCGTTCAGCATGTGTGACCCTGTTTGGATTCCCTCTGTGGTACCCATCTGAAAGCCCACGCACTGTCATTCAG GGCTACCCGGTGCTGCTTCCGGGGAAATGTTGGGCTTTTCACGGTGTCCAGGGGACTCTTGtgatctctctgtctcaccccaTCACGATAACTCATGTGACGCTGGACCACTTGCCGCGCTACAACTCCCCCACCGGCCGGATCGACTCTGCCCCCAAAGACTTTGAAGTCTAT ggaatgaaaaatgacacagaaGAAGGGACACTGCTGGGGACGTTCACTTACGATGAAAATGGAGAGTCAACGCAAACGTTTAAGCTGCCT AACCCCAGTGACGTGGTGTACCGATTTGTGGAGCTGCGTGTCCTCACTAACTGGGGTCACGTGGAATATACGTGTCTTTACCGCTTCCGCGTGCATGGACAGATCTCCACCACATGA
- the si:dkey-92f12.2 gene encoding SUN domain-containing protein 1 isoform X2 has product MSRRSSRLVSGGYYNSDEESDSSSVTNISYRENPVKVFKKKAGNRKSGSRTPTRAKSNASTASPEPSNTAGQYDGLSPSPLSSQSQPTMRTVPYVSTIATPRPALTPSSTRSPTPTRCPSVPPEKSPQAGLCSSNIPGLHLRPNHKELSQSGLDSSGYSSSEGPYRRPTTATSSTSRSHGNSAAPSIGYRICSAFFSLLDSISLMAVTVKSETMRLAALANASVSSRVKKACGLFLLLLIVLLCIWFLLPLLTFLISRTAVTKTPSQTKPQSQPVIPATPPPQLNVMHPTPVVDPAVVSAAVEAKMRHVMEELQLKQQELQLKQELLLSQMKEKLQLDMQDMKAKLEVVDSESRLHLKQELAGLGRQLVDYQTDSHSAAADLSLRIQALEAQNAKLSQEWLSIQLMPPPAPCPDTSATPVHNLLTPELQQAMEKWLTDRIKEQDALRLADKGSCSDCGRPTADKMADFALETQGASVISTRCSETYRIRSACVTLFGFPLWYPSESPRTVIQGYPVLLPGKCWAFHGVQGTLVISLSHPITITHVTLDHLPRYNSPTGRIDSAPKDFEVYGMKNDTEEGTLLGTFTYDENGESTQTFKLPNPSDVVYRFVELRVLTNWGHVEYTCLYRFRVHGQISTT; this is encoded by the exons ATGTCTCGTAGGAGCTCTCGCCTGGTGTCCGGTGGCTACTATAATTCGGATGAAGAATCTGATTCGAGTAGCGTAACGAACATATCCTACCGTGAAAACCCTGTCAA gGTTTTCAAGAAGAAGGCAGGGAACCGCAAATCCGGCTCCCGTACCCCCACAAGAGCCAAAAGCAATGCTAGTACTGCCAGCCCCGAGCCGTCTAACACTGCAGGCCAGTATGATG gCCTGAGTCCTTCTCCCTTGAGCAGTCAGAGCCAGCCGACCATGAGGACCGTGCCCTACGTCTCCACCATTGCCACCCCTCGGCCTGCCCTGACCCCATCATCCACCCGGAGTCCAACGCCCACTCGCTGCCCCTCGGTACCTCCAGAGAAGAGCCCCCAAGCTGGGCTCTGCAGCTCCAACATACCAGGATTACACCTCAGACCCAACCACAAGGAGCTGAGTCAGAGCGGCCTGGACAGCTCAGGGTACTCGTCCTCTGAGGGCCCTTACAGGAGGCCCACAACcgccaccagcagcaccagtaGGAGCCATGGTAACAGTGCGGCTCCCAGTATTGGATACAGAATCTGTAGTGCCTTCTTCAGTCTGTTGG ACTCGATCTCATTGATGGCCGTCACAGTAAAGTCAGAAACAATGCGTCTGGCAGCTTTAG CTAATGCTTCAGTCAGCAGTCGCGTGAAGAAGGCCTGTggtctgtttctcctcctcctcattgtACTTCTGT GTATTTGGTTCCTCCTTCCTTTGTTGACCTTTCTCATCTCCCGCACGGCTGTCACAAAGACCCCGTCACAGACAAAACCTCAGAGTCAACCTGTCATCCCTGCCACTCCTCCACCTCAACTCAACGTCATGCATCCTACACCCGTGGTG GATCCAGCCgttgtgtctgctgctgtagAAGCAAAGATGCGGCACGTTATG gaggagctgcagctgaagcagcaggagctgcagctgaagcaggaaCTCC ttctctctcagatGAAGGAGAAACTGCAGCTGGACATGCAGGACATGAAAGCCAAGCTGGAGGTTGTGGACTCGGAGAGTCGGCTACATCTGAAGCAGGAGCTTGCTGGGTTGGGCAGGCAGCTGGTGGATTACCAGACAGACAGCCACTCCGCTGCTGCCGACCTCAGCCTCAGGATCCAAGCTTTAGAGGCCCAGAATGCCAAG CTGTCCCAGGAGTGGTTGTCCATCCAGCTGATGCCTCCTCCAGCCCCCTGTCCTGATACGAGCGCCACCCCTGTCCACAACCTCCTCACCCCAGAGCTCCAACAGGCCATGGAGAAGTGGCTCACTGACCGTATCAAG GAGCAGGATGCTCTTAGGCTTGCTGACAAAGGAAGCTGCTCAGACTGTGGGCGCCCCACGGCTGACAAAATGGCAGACTTTGCGCTGGAGACTCAAG GTGCCAGTGTGATCAGTACCAGGTGTTCAGAAACGTATCGTATCCGTTCAGCATGTGTGACCCTGTTTGGATTCCCTCTGTGGTACCCATCTGAAAGCCCACGCACTGTCATTCAG GGCTACCCGGTGCTGCTTCCGGGGAAATGTTGGGCTTTTCACGGTGTCCAGGGGACTCTTGtgatctctctgtctcaccccaTCACGATAACTCATGTGACGCTGGACCACTTGCCGCGCTACAACTCCCCCACCGGCCGGATCGACTCTGCCCCCAAAGACTTTGAAGTCTAT ggaatgaaaaatgacacagaaGAAGGGACACTGCTGGGGACGTTCACTTACGATGAAAATGGAGAGTCAACGCAAACGTTTAAGCTGCCT AACCCCAGTGACGTGGTGTACCGATTTGTGGAGCTGCGTGTCCTCACTAACTGGGGTCACGTGGAATATACGTGTCTTTACCGCTTCCGCGTGCATGGACAGATCTCCACCACATGA
- the si:dkey-92f12.2 gene encoding SUN domain-containing protein 1 isoform X1, giving the protein MSRRSSRLVSGGYYNSDEESDSSSVTNISYRENPVKVFKKKAGNRKSGSRTPTRAKSNASTASPEPSNTAGQYDGLSPSPLSSQSQPTMRTVPYVSTIATPRPALTPSSTRSPTPTRCPSVPPEKSPQAGLCSSNIPGLHLRPNHKELSQSGLDSSGYSSSEGPYRRPTTATSSTSRSHGNSAAPSIGYRICSAFFSLLDSISLMAVTVKSETMRLAALANASVSSRVKKACGLFLLLLIVLLCIWFLLPLLTFLISRTAVTKTPSQTKPQSQPVIPATPPPQLNVMHPTPVVDPAVVSAAVEAKMRHVMEELQLKQQELQLKQELLLSQMKEKLQLDMQDMKAKLEVVDSESRLHLKQELAGLGRQLVDYQTDSHSAAADLSLRIQALEAQNAKLSQEWLSIQLMPPPAPCPDTSATPVHNLLTPELQQAMEKWLTDRIKEQDALRLADKGSCSDCGRPTADKMADFALETQGASVISTRCSETYRIRSACVTLFGFPLWYPSESPRTVIQGYPVLLPGKCWAFHGVQGTLVISLSHPITITHVTLDHLPRYNSPTGRIDSAPKDFEVYGMKNDTEEGTLLGTFTYDENGESTQTFKLPNPSDVVYRFVELRVLTNWGHVEYTCLYRFRVHGQISTT; this is encoded by the exons ATGTCTCGTAGGAGCTCTCGCCTGGTGTCCGGTGGCTACTATAATTCGGATGAAGAATCTGATTCGAGTAGCGTAACGAACATATCCTACCGTGAAAACCCTGTCAA gGTTTTCAAGAAGAAGGCAGGGAACCGCAAATCCGGCTCCCGTACCCCCACAAGAGCCAAAAGCAATGCTAGTACTGCCAGCCCCGAGCCGTCTAACACTGCAGGCCAGTATGATG gCCTGAGTCCTTCTCCCTTGAGCAGTCAGAGCCAGCCGACCATGAGGACCGTGCCCTACGTCTCCACCATTGCCACCCCTCGGCCTGCCCTGACCCCATCATCCACCCGGAGTCCAACGCCCACTCGCTGCCCCTCGGTACCTCCAGAGAAGAGCCCCCAAGCTGGGCTCTGCAGCTCCAACATACCAGGATTACACCTCAGACCCAACCACAAGGAGCTGAGTCAGAGCGGCCTGGACAGCTCAGGGTACTCGTCCTCTGAGGGCCCTTACAGGAGGCCCACAACcgccaccagcagcaccagtaGGAGCCATGGTAACAGTGCGGCTCCCAGTATTGGATACAGAATCTGTAGTGCCTTCTTCAGTCTGTTGG ACTCGATCTCATTGATGGCCGTCACAGTAAAGTCAGAAACAATGCGTCTGGCAGCTTTAG CTAATGCTTCAGTCAGCAGTCGCGTGAAGAAGGCCTGTggtctgtttctcctcctcctcattgtACTTCTGT GTATTTGGTTCCTCCTTCCTTTGTTGACCTTTCTCATCTCCCGCACGGCTGTCACAAAGACCCCGTCACAGACAAAACCTCAGAGTCAACCTGTCATCCCTGCCACTCCTCCACCTCAACTCAACGTCATGCATCCTACACCCGTGGTG GATCCAGCCgttgtgtctgctgctgtagAAGCAAAGATGCGGCACGTTATG gaggagctgcagctgaagcagcaggagctgcagctgaagcaggaaCTCCTTCTCTCTCAG atGAAGGAGAAACTGCAGCTGGACATGCAGGACATGAAAGCCAAGCTGGAGGTTGTGGACTCGGAGAGTCGGCTACATCTGAAGCAGGAGCTTGCTGGGTTGGGCAGGCAGCTGGTGGATTACCAGACAGACAGCCACTCCGCTGCTGCCGACCTCAGCCTCAGGATCCAAGCTTTAGAGGCCCAGAATGCCAAG CTGTCCCAGGAGTGGTTGTCCATCCAGCTGATGCCTCCTCCAGCCCCCTGTCCTGATACGAGCGCCACCCCTGTCCACAACCTCCTCACCCCAGAGCTCCAACAGGCCATGGAGAAGTGGCTCACTGACCGTATCAAG GAGCAGGATGCTCTTAGGCTTGCTGACAAAGGAAGCTGCTCAGACTGTGGGCGCCCCACGGCTGACAAAATGGCAGACTTTGCGCTGGAGACTCAAG GTGCCAGTGTGATCAGTACCAGGTGTTCAGAAACGTATCGTATCCGTTCAGCATGTGTGACCCTGTTTGGATTCCCTCTGTGGTACCCATCTGAAAGCCCACGCACTGTCATTCAG GGCTACCCGGTGCTGCTTCCGGGGAAATGTTGGGCTTTTCACGGTGTCCAGGGGACTCTTGtgatctctctgtctcaccccaTCACGATAACTCATGTGACGCTGGACCACTTGCCGCGCTACAACTCCCCCACCGGCCGGATCGACTCTGCCCCCAAAGACTTTGAAGTCTAT ggaatgaaaaatgacacagaaGAAGGGACACTGCTGGGGACGTTCACTTACGATGAAAATGGAGAGTCAACGCAAACGTTTAAGCTGCCT AACCCCAGTGACGTGGTGTACCGATTTGTGGAGCTGCGTGTCCTCACTAACTGGGGTCACGTGGAATATACGTGTCTTTACCGCTTCCGCGTGCATGGACAGATCTCCACCACATGA